The proteins below come from a single Gimesia alba genomic window:
- a CDS encoding orotidine 5'-phosphate decarboxylase / HUMPS family protein yields MKPIVQISLDLTNIEEALETAAMAMRAGVDWLEAGTPLILAEGLNCVRELRKQFPETPIVADLKTMDGGYLEAEMMAKAGATHVVVMSRAHEETIHCVVKAGKDHGVEVMGDNLADDMVSAAKKLEDLGCDYVIHHVGYDERRGIAARGERMPSPLDQLKDVVEAVNIPVQAVGGLSLEQAIRTPEYGAPLVVLGAPLTIDADSFKTASGNLEDSLRMICEKVHAYGDVAIGGQK; encoded by the coding sequence ATGAAACCGATCGTACAAATCTCATTAGATCTGACCAATATTGAAGAAGCTCTGGAAACGGCCGCTATGGCCATGCGCGCGGGTGTTGACTGGCTGGAAGCAGGGACTCCCCTGATTCTGGCAGAAGGCTTAAACTGCGTGCGGGAGCTTCGCAAGCAGTTTCCGGAAACCCCCATCGTCGCAGATTTGAAAACAATGGACGGGGGCTATCTCGAGGCTGAGATGATGGCCAAGGCAGGTGCCACTCATGTTGTAGTCATGTCACGAGCACATGAAGAAACGATTCATTGTGTAGTCAAAGCGGGCAAAGATCACGGTGTAGAAGTGATGGGTGATAATCTGGCCGATGACATGGTTTCCGCCGCCAAAAAACTGGAAGACCTGGGCTGTGACTATGTGATTCATCATGTCGGGTACGATGAACGTCGGGGAATTGCCGCACGGGGAGAGCGAATGCCCAGCCCGTTGGATCAACTAAAGGATGTTGTCGAAGCCGTCAATATTCCGGTGCAGGCTGTCGGCGGACTCTCTTTAGAACAGGCCATCCGCACACCCGAATATGGGGCACCCCTTGTTGTCCTCGGAGCACCGTTGACAATCGACGCCGATTCATTCAAAACGGCGAGCGGAAATCTGGAAGACTCGCTCAGAATGATTTGTGAAAAAGTTCACGCTTACGGCGATGTTGCGATTGGAGGTCAAAAATGA
- a CDS encoding zinc-binding dehydrogenase — MSTAELTQTAVVNYAPEANSVELQDIPVPEIGPDEVLLEVSAVGVCGSDLHQWTADHSWPVNYPVVLGHEFAGTISKAGDLVKNWSIGDRVVSETAAIIDPDNPMSREGRYNLDPTRKGFGYGVNGAMTRFVRVPARCLHHVPDSLTLEKAALTEPCCVAYNAVVMNGDIQPGDRIVVFGPGPIGLLCAAMARLQGAEVAVVGLERDKGRLEIAERFYGCQPIIEGLDDWTLETDGLGVNGVVDAAGVSVTLKKSLEIVRPGGWISKVGWGPQPLGFSLDPLVQKNIRLQGSFSHNWPIWERVIRLLTTGQLNIEPIIGGIWSLSDWHTAFETMHSGEIVKAVLTP, encoded by the coding sequence ATGAGTACGGCTGAATTAACACAAACCGCGGTTGTGAATTATGCGCCGGAAGCAAATTCTGTCGAATTACAGGACATTCCCGTTCCTGAGATTGGACCAGATGAGGTATTGCTTGAAGTTTCTGCTGTGGGAGTTTGCGGCAGCGACCTACATCAATGGACGGCCGACCATAGCTGGCCTGTGAATTATCCGGTTGTACTGGGTCACGAATTTGCCGGGACGATTTCCAAGGCAGGAGATCTGGTAAAAAACTGGTCTATAGGAGATCGCGTTGTCAGTGAGACGGCAGCCATCATCGATCCCGACAACCCAATGTCACGTGAAGGCCGCTATAATCTGGATCCCACCCGCAAAGGGTTTGGATACGGCGTTAATGGCGCCATGACTCGTTTTGTGCGCGTTCCAGCACGCTGTCTGCATCACGTTCCTGACAGTCTGACATTAGAAAAAGCAGCGCTGACCGAACCGTGTTGTGTTGCCTATAACGCGGTCGTGATGAATGGAGATATTCAACCTGGAGACCGGATTGTGGTCTTTGGCCCCGGCCCCATCGGGTTACTTTGTGCTGCCATGGCTCGCTTACAAGGAGCTGAAGTCGCTGTAGTCGGTCTGGAGCGAGACAAAGGACGCTTGGAAATCGCCGAGCGGTTTTATGGCTGTCAGCCGATTATCGAAGGGCTGGATGACTGGACACTGGAGACAGATGGCTTGGGCGTTAATGGCGTTGTGGACGCAGCTGGCGTATCAGTCACTTTGAAAAAGTCGCTGGAAATTGTCCGTCCAGGTGGCTGGATCAGCAAAGTCGGCTGGGGGCCTCAACCACTGGGTTTCTCTCTGGATCCGCTGGTTCAAAAAAATATCCGTCTGCAAGGCAGCTTCAGTCATAACTGGCCGATCTGGGAACGCGTGATTCGGTTGCTGACAACGGGTCAGTTGAATATTGAACCCATCATCGGTGGGATCTGGTCATTGAGTGACTGGCACACCGCCTTTGAAACTATGCATTCCGGTGAAATCGTCAAAGCGGTGCTCACTCCCTGA
- a CDS encoding sugar phosphate isomerase/epimerase family protein encodes MPKLAAFPKAFMDELCLSGEMTLRQWIDLAATLDIDGLEFYAGFLEMKDKNFWPEAKKMATDQGLEIPMMCCSPDFTHPDEAFRNEQIEHEKFWMEMTAALGGKYCRVLSGQRRPEVSREEGIQYAVSSIEACLPLAEELGITLIIENHYKDNYWDYPEFAQMADVFCDLVSLIDSPWFGVNYDPSNTILAGEDPLELLARIKDRVVTMHASDRYLIEGTIEDLRKEENSLGYASRLSHGVIGKGLNDYDTIFSQLKEVGFDSWISIEDGVNGMEELQESVAFLRAKMAQYWG; translated from the coding sequence ATGCCAAAACTAGCTGCATTTCCCAAAGCCTTTATGGACGAATTATGCCTTTCCGGAGAGATGACCCTTCGACAGTGGATTGATCTGGCTGCAACCCTGGATATTGATGGGTTGGAATTTTATGCCGGCTTTCTGGAAATGAAGGACAAAAATTTCTGGCCGGAAGCCAAAAAAATGGCCACCGATCAGGGACTGGAAATTCCGATGATGTGTTGTTCTCCAGACTTCACACACCCGGATGAAGCGTTTCGCAACGAGCAGATTGAGCATGAAAAGTTCTGGATGGAAATGACGGCAGCTCTGGGTGGAAAATACTGTCGCGTCCTCTCAGGTCAGAGACGGCCAGAAGTTTCGCGCGAGGAAGGCATTCAGTATGCCGTCTCTTCGATTGAGGCCTGTCTCCCTCTGGCCGAAGAATTGGGAATCACTCTGATTATTGAAAATCATTATAAAGATAATTACTGGGACTACCCAGAATTTGCACAGATGGCGGATGTCTTTTGTGATCTTGTCTCACTAATCGATTCGCCCTGGTTCGGCGTCAACTATGATCCCAGTAACACGATTCTGGCGGGTGAAGATCCTTTGGAATTACTGGCACGTATCAAAGACCGCGTCGTGACCATGCATGCCAGTGATCGCTACCTGATTGAAGGCACCATTGAGGATTTACGTAAAGAAGAAAACAGTCTCGGTTATGCCAGCCGACTCAGCCATGGGGTAATCGGAAAAGGGTTGAATGACTACGACACGATCTTTTCCCAACTCAAAGAAGTCGGCTTTGATAGCTGGATCAGCATAGAAGATGGGGTGAACGGGATGGAAGAACTCCAGGAAAGTGTGGCTTTTCTCAGAGCCAAAATGGCACAATACTGGGGATAA
- a CDS encoding HEAT repeat domain-containing protein, whose product MSKATPKKRPATEQSTAASPVAAKEKLQQKPEPMAPGTNIISETRKRTLDSKNPGVAIIVQGVSGNEVMALPILKQNLRSSTLKPSTIELQKQEPSAESGSKDDFEHFVFGKQLVLVVRPIPADLFAFAQKLKWGKVKEIDLQNRIITVDTQLQELNALAVRNQAKSMQADPSVKVSANANSMKSIEEPVPVKPTVKQPDPKPEKSDKEMNDRDLKPRPGEETIDWALRVIAGTSSFAHDTACKELASMKPDSDHLQRVSSVLAETLPLAKEGFRMKEHVNAMAVWQTDEATRAFATLLANEKLILVRKEIIGLLPTIHSETTADVLIGRLSNRADLKDARRALKIMGPIAEKPVLELLSHPDSSMRIEACKILQAIGTQEAIEALKKQTETEESDVVKKLISETQTDIEKKITSQEN is encoded by the coding sequence ATGTCAAAAGCAACACCCAAAAAACGGCCCGCAACTGAACAATCAACTGCTGCTTCACCTGTGGCAGCAAAAGAGAAATTACAGCAGAAACCGGAACCGATGGCTCCGGGTACTAATATCATTAGCGAAACAAGAAAACGGACTCTGGATAGCAAAAATCCGGGAGTCGCCATCATTGTACAGGGTGTAAGTGGTAATGAAGTCATGGCGCTGCCTATTCTCAAGCAGAATCTCCGCTCCTCGACTTTAAAACCATCCACTATCGAATTGCAAAAGCAGGAGCCATCAGCAGAATCTGGCTCAAAAGATGATTTTGAGCACTTCGTATTTGGTAAGCAGCTAGTCCTCGTCGTGCGTCCTATCCCTGCAGACCTGTTTGCGTTCGCCCAGAAACTCAAATGGGGCAAAGTTAAAGAAATCGATCTCCAAAACAGGATTATCACCGTCGACACTCAACTTCAGGAACTGAATGCACTGGCAGTCAGGAATCAAGCAAAATCTATGCAGGCAGATCCTTCTGTGAAGGTTTCGGCAAACGCGAATTCAATGAAATCAATTGAAGAGCCAGTTCCCGTAAAACCAACAGTAAAACAACCTGATCCCAAGCCAGAAAAATCTGACAAGGAAATGAATGATCGGGACTTAAAACCACGTCCCGGCGAAGAAACCATTGACTGGGCACTGCGTGTGATTGCCGGAACCAGTTCGTTTGCCCATGACACAGCCTGCAAAGAATTAGCCAGCATGAAGCCCGACAGCGATCATCTGCAACGCGTTTCTTCCGTTCTGGCTGAAACGTTACCATTAGCCAAAGAAGGCTTCCGCATGAAAGAACATGTGAATGCCATGGCTGTCTGGCAGACCGATGAAGCAACAAGAGCATTTGCCACATTATTGGCAAATGAAAAATTGATTCTGGTACGTAAAGAAATTATTGGTCTTCTGCCTACCATTCATTCAGAGACCACTGCAGATGTGCTCATCGGCCGCTTATCCAATCGTGCAGACTTGAAAGATGCCCGCAGGGCACTCAAGATCATGGGACCAATCGCAGAAAAACCAGTCCTCGAACTTTTGAGTCATCCCGATTCTTCAATGCGAATTGAAGCCTGCAAAATTTTGCAAGCCATCGGAACCCAGGAAGCAATCGAGGCACTGAAAAAACAAACGGAAACGGAAGAATCAGACGTCGTCAAAAAATTGATTTCGGAAACACAAACGGACATTGAAAAGAAAATCACGTCCCAGGAAAATTAA
- the ggt gene encoding gamma-glutamyltransferase — protein MKRKSFSSSILCLVVLSVQLATIQPGYSETPPTVQEKPAYQNAVVAADHPLASAAGVSILKAGGNVVDAAVATSFALSVLRPASCGLGGGGFMVIWDAEQQKSTVIDYRERAPAAATPEMYAKLPGTDKQRQLASRQGPLAVAVPCTVAGLCYAVKEYGTLDLKTVMQPAILMARRGVPINGHMRSVQSSMLKRIKNGTLDPDRFQTLIDEYLNHGKPWSEKDRFFSPQLKALELIAEKGHAGFYEGPVADAIIATCGKQSGGILTHKDLIETQPVIRKPLSTTFNGYTIITMPPPSSGGIAIIESFNMIHSLEKQLLNQPFGKMEYHSPQQIHLLVEVMKHAFADRAEYLGDADFVPVPIQRLTDKKYADRLASRIDSKKTKALKDYGRYLPPQDAGTSHFSVMDSAGNAVACTETINLTFGSYVVVPKYGIVLNNEMDDFAAISGKPNAFGLIQGKANEIEPGKKPLSSMSPTIAVKDGKAVFSAGASGGPRIISSTLQVLLNMIVFGMNPEQAVESPRIHHQWVPEDLLIENKLFEQVGGKLKQLGHVPKKSSSLAATQAVSRQPDGLRGHSDSRKHGAAAGY, from the coding sequence ATGAAGCGTAAGTCATTTTCGAGTAGTATCTTATGTCTTGTGGTTTTGTCGGTTCAGTTGGCGACAATACAACCCGGGTATTCTGAAACGCCTCCCACTGTACAGGAGAAGCCGGCTTATCAGAACGCAGTCGTTGCCGCAGATCACCCGTTAGCAAGTGCTGCCGGAGTGTCCATTTTGAAAGCAGGTGGCAATGTTGTGGATGCGGCCGTGGCGACTTCCTTTGCGCTTTCCGTCCTCAGACCAGCCAGTTGCGGCTTAGGTGGCGGGGGCTTTATGGTGATCTGGGATGCAGAGCAACAAAAATCGACCGTCATCGATTACCGGGAGCGTGCGCCTGCAGCTGCGACTCCGGAGATGTATGCCAAATTGCCGGGTACTGACAAGCAGCGTCAGCTTGCAAGTCGTCAAGGGCCGTTGGCAGTTGCTGTCCCATGCACCGTGGCCGGGTTGTGCTATGCTGTGAAAGAATATGGAACGCTGGATCTGAAAACGGTGATGCAGCCAGCGATTTTGATGGCCCGCAGAGGGGTGCCTATCAATGGCCATATGCGATCGGTGCAAAGCTCGATGTTAAAGCGAATCAAGAATGGGACATTAGATCCCGATCGATTTCAGACGCTAATTGACGAGTATTTGAATCACGGCAAGCCTTGGAGCGAGAAAGACCGTTTCTTCAGCCCGCAACTGAAAGCCCTGGAATTAATCGCTGAAAAAGGGCACGCTGGCTTTTACGAAGGACCGGTTGCCGATGCCATTATTGCCACTTGTGGCAAGCAGAGTGGTGGCATTTTGACTCACAAAGATTTAATTGAAACTCAACCCGTGATCCGAAAACCGCTCTCGACCACCTTTAACGGATATACAATTATCACGATGCCTCCCCCTTCCAGTGGAGGCATCGCAATTATTGAATCGTTTAACATGATTCATTCTCTGGAAAAGCAGCTCTTGAACCAGCCTTTCGGGAAAATGGAATATCACTCACCTCAGCAAATCCATTTGTTAGTAGAGGTTATGAAACATGCATTTGCAGATCGGGCTGAATATCTGGGGGATGCGGATTTTGTTCCCGTACCCATTCAAAGACTGACAGACAAAAAATATGCAGATCGGCTGGCTTCACGGATTGACTCAAAGAAAACAAAAGCATTGAAAGACTACGGTCGTTATTTGCCTCCCCAGGATGCAGGGACCAGTCATTTTTCAGTGATGGATTCTGCGGGAAATGCCGTAGCTTGTACCGAAACCATTAATCTGACGTTTGGTAGTTATGTAGTGGTCCCTAAATATGGGATTGTGTTGAATAATGAAATGGACGACTTTGCCGCCATTTCAGGGAAGCCGAATGCCTTCGGTCTGATCCAGGGTAAAGCAAATGAAATCGAACCTGGCAAAAAACCACTCTCCAGCATGTCGCCAACGATTGCCGTCAAAGACGGAAAAGCTGTATTTTCTGCAGGTGCGTCTGGTGGTCCTAGAATTATTTCCAGTACACTGCAGGTTCTACTCAACATGATTGTGTTTGGAATGAATCCGGAGCAGGCGGTCGAGTCGCCGCGGATTCACCATCAGTGGGTACCTGAGGATCTACTGATAGAAAATAAATTATTTGAGCAGGTGGGTGGGAAACTGAAGCAGTTGGGACACGTGCCGAAAAAGAGTTCCAGCCTGGCAGCGACGCAGGCTGTCTCCCGGCAACCAGATGGTTTACGCGGCCACAGTGATTCCCGCAAACATGGCGCTGCAGCCGGTTATTAG